The Mesobacillus jeotgali genome window below encodes:
- a CDS encoding metal-sensitive transcriptional regulator, with translation MQPEIKTNTLIADEVNCYELERKSHHSDKVKNSLLIRLNRIEGQIRGIKGLIERDTYCDDVITQISATQSALNSVAKVLLEGHLKGCLVDRLEQGDFDVLDEVLVTIHKLIKK, from the coding sequence ATGCAACCTGAAATAAAAACGAATACTTTAATTGCTGATGAAGTAAATTGTTACGAGCTCGAAAGGAAAAGTCATCACTCGGATAAAGTGAAAAACTCACTTTTGATTCGACTAAACCGGATAGAAGGTCAAATACGTGGCATAAAAGGTTTAATCGAAAGAGACACTTATTGTGATGATGTCATTACACAAATATCAGCAACCCAATCTGCTTTGAACAGCGTGGCAAAAGTTCTTTTAGAAGGACATTTAAAGGGATGCTTAGTGGACCGCCTGGAGCAAGGAGATTTCGATGTATTAGATGAAGTACTCGTTACAATTCATAAGTTAATAAAAAAGTAA
- the copZ gene encoding copper chaperone CopZ produces MEKVTLNVLGMSCGHCVKAIEGSVGELPGVSNVKVYLESGKVDVEYSPTEVSLDKIKETIDDQGYDVN; encoded by the coding sequence ATGGAAAAGGTAACATTAAATGTACTTGGTATGTCGTGTGGACATTGTGTTAAAGCGATTGAAGGTAGTGTAGGAGAATTACCTGGAGTTTCAAATGTTAAAGTTTATCTTGAAAGCGGAAAAGTCGATGTGGAATACAGTCCAACGGAAGTTTCCCTGGATAAGATTAAGGAAACTATTGATGATCAAGGTTATGATGTGAATTAA